The following are from one region of the Mycolicibacterium diernhoferi genome:
- a CDS encoding hydroxypyruvate isomerase family protein translates to MSAPRYVVNCSILLTELPLLRRPQAARDAGFGAVEFWWPFERAVPADSEVEAFIGAVTDAGVALSALNFAGGDMAAGERGLLSLPARRQELRDNVDVAFGIADRLGTKAFNALYGNRLGDVPASEQDTVAAENLEHIGRLAERAGAVILVEPLSGVDAYPLRTARDVISVIERVSGVTSLRLLADLYHLSVNGDDISAVIDEYGDRIGHVQIADAPGRGAPGTGTVDFGRHLADLHRRGYRGNVSLEYRDDGADPFGWLPRAQRGADLWEQAGK, encoded by the coding sequence ATGAGCGCACCGCGCTATGTCGTGAACTGCTCGATCCTGCTCACCGAACTGCCGCTGCTGCGCCGTCCGCAGGCGGCCCGCGACGCCGGTTTCGGCGCGGTCGAGTTCTGGTGGCCTTTCGAGCGCGCCGTCCCGGCCGACAGCGAGGTCGAGGCGTTCATCGGTGCGGTGACCGACGCCGGTGTGGCGTTGAGCGCGCTGAACTTCGCCGGCGGCGACATGGCGGCGGGGGAGCGCGGACTGTTGTCCCTCCCGGCCCGCCGCCAGGAGCTGCGTGACAACGTCGACGTCGCGTTCGGTATCGCAGATCGGTTGGGTACCAAGGCCTTCAATGCGCTCTACGGCAACCGGCTCGGCGATGTCCCGGCGTCCGAGCAGGATACGGTCGCGGCCGAGAATCTTGAGCACATCGGGCGACTGGCCGAGCGGGCCGGTGCGGTGATCCTGGTGGAGCCGCTCAGCGGGGTGGATGCCTACCCGTTGCGGACCGCCCGCGACGTCATCTCGGTGATCGAGCGGGTGAGCGGTGTGACGTCGCTGCGATTGCTGGCCGACCTGTATCACCTGAGCGTGAACGGCGACGACATCAGCGCAGTCATCGACGAGTACGGCGATCGGATCGGGCACGTGCAGATCGCCGACGCGCCCGGCCGGGGTGCCCCGGGCACCGGCACCGTGGATTTCGGCCGCCACCTCGCGGACCTGCATCGGCGCGGTTACCGCGGCAATGTCAGCCTGGAATACCGGGATGACGGCGCGGACCCGTTCGGATGGCTGCCGCGAGCGCAGCGCGGCGCGGACCTGTGGGAGCAGGCCGGGAAATGA
- a CDS encoding ABC transporter permease, which yields MSNSPHSVPGLPAWIYLPAAVGALFVLVPLIALLGRVDWPNFIPLISSESSRAALILSVQTAATSTLVCVALGVPMALVLARARFPGLRVLRALVLLPLVLPPVVGGIALLYTFGRQGLLGHHLELWGIRIAFSTTAVVLAQSFVSLPFLVVSLEGALRTAGTGYDRIAATLGARPSTVLRTVTLPLVLPGLISGAVLAFARSLGEFGATLTFAGSLQGVTRTLPLEIYLQRETDADSAVALSLLLIVVAAGIVIASAGRRLAGPL from the coding sequence GTGAGCAACTCCCCACACAGCGTGCCGGGGTTGCCGGCCTGGATCTATCTTCCGGCGGCGGTCGGCGCACTCTTCGTGCTGGTGCCGCTGATCGCCCTGCTGGGCAGGGTCGACTGGCCCAACTTCATCCCCCTCATCAGCTCCGAATCTTCGCGCGCGGCCCTGATATTGAGTGTGCAGACCGCCGCGACCAGCACGCTGGTCTGCGTGGCACTCGGGGTGCCGATGGCGCTGGTGCTGGCCCGCGCCCGGTTCCCCGGACTGCGCGTGCTGCGGGCGCTGGTCCTGCTGCCCCTGGTCCTGCCGCCGGTGGTGGGCGGCATCGCGCTGCTCTACACCTTCGGCCGCCAGGGCCTGCTCGGCCACCACCTGGAGTTGTGGGGCATCCGGATCGCGTTCTCCACCACCGCGGTGGTGCTCGCGCAGTCCTTCGTGTCGCTGCCGTTCCTGGTGGTCAGCCTGGAGGGCGCGCTGCGGACGGCGGGCACGGGCTACGACCGCATCGCGGCCACCCTCGGCGCCCGGCCGAGCACCGTGCTGCGCACCGTGACGCTGCCGCTGGTGCTGCCCGGGCTGATCTCCGGGGCGGTACTGGCGTTCGCCCGCTCCCTCGGTGAGTTCGGGGCGACGCTGACCTTCGCCGGGTCCCTGCAGGGGGTCACCAGGACGCTGCCGCTGGAGATCTACCTGCAACGCGAAACCGATGCCGACTCCGCGGTCGCGCTCTCACTGCTGCTGATCGTGGTGGCCGCGGGCATCGTGATCGCCTCGGCCGGAAGACGTTTGGCGGGTCCCCTGTGA
- a CDS encoding sulfate/molybdate ABC transporter ATP-binding protein: MSGVAVQARLEQRGVELEVTLAHGEVLAVLGPNGAGKSTLLQLIAGLLRPDAGRIAVDDTVLTDTATGTFLPTHARGVAMLSQQAMLFPHLSVLANVGYAPRCRGMPRRAANASARHWLDAVDAGDLADRKPAQLSGGQAQRVALARALAAEPRLLLLDEPLAALDVTAAPAMRRLMRDVLRTAGRTAIVVTHDLLDALTVADQVVVIDRGRVVESGPVREVLSTPRSDFAARIAGVNLVPGVLGAQGTLRTAWGTEISGISTVAPGDGAVALFRPAAVAVHLTPPHASPRNVLAVQIAEVDMHGSTVRVRGTEQPDGSAGLAADITAAALADLDLQIGQTVFFVVKTQEVALHPALDTHG, from the coding sequence GTGAGTGGTGTCGCTGTGCAGGCCCGGCTGGAGCAGCGCGGTGTCGAGCTGGAGGTGACGCTCGCCCACGGTGAGGTGCTCGCCGTGCTCGGGCCGAACGGGGCCGGCAAGTCGACGTTGCTGCAGTTGATCGCCGGCCTGCTGCGGCCCGACGCCGGACGCATCGCCGTGGATGACACCGTGCTCACCGACACCGCCACCGGCACCTTCCTGCCCACCCACGCCCGGGGCGTGGCGATGCTCTCGCAACAGGCGATGCTGTTCCCGCACCTGAGCGTGCTGGCCAATGTCGGCTACGCACCACGGTGCCGGGGAATGCCGCGGCGGGCCGCCAACGCGTCGGCGCGGCACTGGCTCGACGCGGTCGACGCCGGCGACCTGGCCGATCGCAAACCCGCCCAGCTCTCCGGCGGGCAGGCGCAGCGGGTCGCCCTGGCCCGGGCGCTGGCCGCCGAACCGCGTCTGCTGCTGCTCGACGAGCCACTGGCCGCCCTCGATGTCACCGCCGCCCCGGCGATGCGCCGCCTGATGCGCGACGTCCTGCGCACTGCCGGCCGCACCGCGATCGTCGTCACCCACGATCTGCTCGACGCGCTGACCGTCGCCGACCAGGTGGTCGTCATCGACCGCGGCCGGGTGGTGGAGAGCGGGCCGGTGCGCGAGGTGCTCAGCACTCCGCGCAGCGACTTCGCCGCCCGGATCGCCGGTGTCAACCTGGTGCCGGGTGTGCTCGGCGCCCAGGGCACGCTTCGGACGGCTTGGGGCACAGAGATTTCCGGTATCTCGACCGTGGCACCCGGCGACGGGGCGGTGGCGCTGTTCCGGCCCGCCGCGGTCGCAGTGCATCTGACGCCCCCGCACGCGAGCCCGCGCAATGTCCTCGCCGTGCAGATCGCCGAGGTGGACATGCACGGCAGCACCGTCCGGGTACGCGGCACCGAGCAGCCCGACGGGTCGGCCGGTCTGGCCGCCGACATCACCGCGGCGGCACTGGCCGATCTCGACCTGCAGATCGGCCAGACCGTGTTCTTCGTGGTGAAGACCCAGGAGGTGGCTCTGCACCCGGCGCTGGACACCCACGGGTAG
- a CDS encoding YihY/virulence factor BrkB family protein: MLGWLDRVQQRSRAAGFVIAVIYKYVDDQSNYLAALITYYAFVSLFPLLLLLTTALGVLLRERPEWREQIVDSAISQLPLLGNQLSEPNALSGGTAAVVIGIAGALYGGLGVGTAVQNAMDTVWAVPRYVRPDPIKARLRSLMLLIVFGSALIATTLLTAIGRSWAALGIVGTGAVVFASLVLNTTVCVAVFRVSTVRELSIRQVLPGAVVAAVLWQLLQWFGATYVARVVASASVTNSVFAIVLGLLAFLYLVATSLLVCAQINAVRVDRLHPRALLTPFTDNVDLTVADRRVYTGQAEAQQAKGFQRVDVSFDEPGTANDPGDNVCPGRGEGTAEADRERGESA, from the coding sequence ATGCTGGGCTGGCTCGATCGTGTGCAGCAGCGCAGCCGGGCGGCCGGCTTCGTCATCGCGGTCATCTACAAGTACGTCGACGACCAGTCCAACTACCTGGCCGCGCTGATCACCTACTACGCATTCGTCTCGTTGTTCCCGCTGTTGCTGCTGCTCACCACGGCGCTGGGGGTGCTACTGCGGGAACGGCCCGAGTGGCGTGAGCAGATCGTGGACTCCGCAATCAGCCAGCTGCCGTTGCTCGGCAACCAGCTCAGTGAGCCCAACGCGCTCAGCGGCGGCACGGCCGCGGTGGTGATCGGCATCGCCGGCGCGCTCTACGGCGGTCTCGGCGTCGGCACGGCGGTGCAGAACGCCATGGACACCGTGTGGGCGGTGCCCCGGTACGTACGGCCGGACCCGATCAAGGCCCGTCTGCGCAGCCTGATGTTGTTGATCGTGTTCGGGTCGGCGTTGATCGCCACGACCCTGCTCACCGCGATCGGGCGGAGTTGGGCCGCCCTCGGCATTGTCGGGACCGGAGCCGTCGTATTCGCCTCGCTGGTCCTCAACACCACGGTCTGCGTCGCCGTGTTCCGGGTGTCCACGGTGCGGGAGTTGAGCATCCGGCAGGTACTGCCCGGGGCGGTGGTCGCCGCGGTGTTGTGGCAGCTGCTGCAGTGGTTCGGCGCGACCTACGTCGCCCGCGTGGTCGCGTCGGCCAGTGTGACCAACAGCGTGTTCGCCATCGTGCTGGGTCTGCTCGCGTTCCTGTACCTGGTGGCCACCTCACTGTTGGTGTGCGCCCAGATCAACGCGGTGCGCGTGGACCGGCTGCACCCGCGGGCGCTGCTGACGCCGTTCACCGACAACGTCGACCTGACCGTCGCCGACCGCCGCGTATATACCGGACAGGCCGAAGCCCAGCAGGCCAAGGGATTTCAGCGGGTCGACGTCAGCTTCGACGAACCCGGCACCGCGAACGATCCGGGGGACAACGTTTGCCCCGGGCGCGGCGAGGGTACCGCCGAAGCTGACCGTGAGAGAGGGGAATCCGCGTGA
- a CDS encoding SDR family oxidoreductase produces MRPVSKVVIITGAGSGIGRATARTLLDAGHRVVLAGRRPEQLTETAHGASAALVVPTDVTDSGSVRALFEQTVSAFGRVDVLFNNAGTFGPSASIADIDDEQWHAVWRTNVDGAVFCAREAARIMTAQSPRGGRIINNGSIAAHRPRPNSLAYAVTKHAISGLTASMLLDLRDLDICVTQIDIGNAATEMTGGFTEASFDVKHVGEMISHIIDLPLDVDVPTLTVMARRMPYVGRG; encoded by the coding sequence ATCAGACCCGTGAGCAAAGTCGTCATCATCACCGGCGCCGGCAGCGGCATCGGCCGCGCGACCGCGCGAACACTTCTGGACGCGGGGCACCGGGTGGTCCTGGCGGGCCGGCGCCCCGAACAGCTGACCGAGACGGCGCACGGCGCGTCCGCCGCGCTGGTGGTGCCCACCGACGTCACCGATTCCGGCTCGGTGCGCGCGCTGTTCGAGCAGACCGTGTCGGCATTCGGCCGGGTCGATGTGCTGTTCAACAATGCCGGCACCTTCGGTCCGTCGGCCTCGATCGCCGATATCGACGACGAACAGTGGCACGCCGTCTGGCGCACCAACGTCGACGGCGCGGTGTTCTGCGCACGCGAGGCCGCGCGCATCATGACCGCCCAGTCCCCGCGCGGCGGACGGATCATCAACAATGGATCGATCGCCGCGCACCGTCCGCGCCCCAACAGCCTGGCCTACGCGGTGACCAAGCACGCGATCAGCGGACTGACCGCCTCGATGCTGCTCGACCTGCGCGACCTGGATATCTGCGTCACGCAGATCGACATCGGCAATGCCGCCACCGAGATGACCGGCGGCTTCACCGAGGCGAGCTTCGATGTCAAACACGTCGGGGAGATGATCTCGCACATCATCGATCTGCCGCTCGACGTCGACGTGCCCACGTTGACCGTGATGGCGCGCCGGATGCCCTATGTCGGGCGGGGTTGA
- the mbp1 gene encoding microaggregate-binding protein 1 → MADTGPENAVSGVVEDVKGKVKEVAGIVTDNDSLKEEGKAQQDKADAQRDVAKKEAEAEAARAAAGAAEARQETAENAK, encoded by the coding sequence ATGGCTGACACTGGACCCGAGAATGCCGTGAGCGGTGTGGTCGAAGACGTCAAGGGCAAGGTCAAGGAAGTGGCGGGGATCGTCACCGACAACGACTCCCTGAAGGAAGAGGGCAAGGCCCAGCAGGACAAGGCCGACGCCCAGCGTGATGTGGCGAAGAAGGAAGCCGAGGCCGAGGCCGCCCGAGCGGCAGCAGGTGCCGCCGAGGCCCGCCAGGAGACGGCCGAGAACGCCAAGTAG
- a CDS encoding neutral zinc metallopeptidase, translated as MSCAATTSENADPFTVGGMPVTDGPSGLRPGASIPSRAVANTDNGPIDRLAVAAVSDVEDYWNGAFAETFDSPFRPVRKLLSWDARKTRSAITFCGESTAGLVNAAFCPPDNSIGWDRGVLLPALEKTYGEMSVGMVLAHEYGHSVQYQAELNQPNTPVLVAEQQADCFAGAYMRWVAEGDSQRFRLSTGNGLNALLASVISFRDPIFTRDRVMAAGGEHGSAFERVSAFQFGFTGGPATCRQITVEEVRQRRGDLPVALQRGQTGNWPVSRESVKSVVAAMNILFAISEEPKLVFDSAVAAKCAGVRATPPVSFCPATNTLAVDLAGLKKLGAASAGPAGLTGDNTAYSVLISRQMLSLQNARGLALDGATAGLRTACLTGVATRKLAREVRTPDGNTVALTAGDLDEAVAGLLTNGLAASDVNGKAAPAGFARIDAFRTGVLGDEDSCSDMLA; from the coding sequence ATGTCCTGCGCCGCGACCACCTCGGAAAACGCCGACCCGTTCACCGTCGGCGGCATGCCGGTCACGGACGGCCCGTCGGGCCTGCGGCCGGGCGCGAGCATTCCGTCGCGGGCCGTCGCCAACACCGACAACGGACCCATCGACCGATTGGCGGTGGCCGCCGTCAGCGACGTCGAAGACTATTGGAACGGCGCCTTCGCCGAAACCTTCGACTCCCCTTTCCGGCCGGTCCGCAAGCTGCTGTCCTGGGATGCGAGGAAGACCCGCTCCGCCATCACGTTCTGCGGGGAGAGCACCGCCGGCCTGGTCAATGCTGCGTTCTGCCCGCCGGACAATTCCATCGGCTGGGACCGCGGCGTGTTACTGCCCGCCCTGGAGAAAACCTACGGCGAGATGTCCGTCGGCATGGTCCTCGCTCACGAGTACGGCCATTCGGTGCAGTACCAGGCCGAACTGAACCAACCGAACACACCGGTGTTGGTGGCCGAGCAGCAGGCCGACTGCTTCGCCGGCGCGTATATGCGCTGGGTGGCCGAGGGCGATTCACAGCGCTTCAGGCTGTCCACCGGCAACGGACTCAACGCCCTGCTCGCCAGCGTGATCTCGTTCCGCGACCCGATCTTCACCCGCGATCGCGTGATGGCCGCCGGTGGAGAACACGGTTCGGCCTTCGAACGGGTGTCGGCGTTCCAGTTCGGCTTCACCGGCGGCCCGGCGACATGTCGCCAGATCACCGTCGAGGAGGTCCGGCAGCGGCGCGGCGACCTGCCGGTTGCTCTGCAACGCGGCCAGACCGGTAACTGGCCGGTCTCGCGGGAGTCGGTGAAATCGGTTGTCGCCGCGATGAATATCCTGTTCGCGATATCCGAGGAACCGAAGCTCGTCTTCGACAGCGCCGTTGCGGCCAAGTGCGCGGGAGTGCGGGCGACACCGCCGGTCTCCTTCTGCCCGGCCACCAACACCCTCGCGGTCGACCTCGCCGGCCTGAAGAAACTCGGCGCGGCGTCCGCGGGCCCGGCGGGCCTGACCGGTGACAACACCGCGTACTCCGTGCTGATCTCACGCCAGATGTTGTCGCTCCAGAATGCACGCGGCCTGGCCCTCGACGGCGCCACGGCAGGCCTACGCACAGCCTGCCTCACCGGAGTCGCCACCCGAAAGCTCGCACGGGAGGTGCGCACCCCCGACGGGAACACCGTGGCGTTGACTGCGGGCGACCTCGACGAGGCGGTCGCGGGGCTACTCACCAACGGCCTCGCCGCCAGTGACGTCAACGGCAAGGCCGCACCCGCCGGCTTCGCCCGGATCGACGCGTTCCGTACCGGCGTGCTCGGCGATGAGGACTCGTGCTCGGACATGCTCGCCTGA
- a CDS encoding potassium transporter Kup: protein MLEDKPVQAPHTVRPLRLAIIVGALGVVFGDIGTSPIYTLQTVFNPADPHPVPLTEANLYGVVSLIFWSVMVIVTLTYVVLVMRADNHGEGGIMALITLLRRGAATRGHRTSIMLGFLGLFGAALFFGDSMITPAISVLSAVEGLKTLEPDLADWVVPITAVIIVALFCVQRQGTAVVGRFFGPVMILWFLAIGACGVGGIASNPGILAALSPTHAISFMAGHFHIAFFALAAIVLAVTGAEALYADMGHFGRRAIVVGWLGLVLPACTLSYFGQGALLLLDENTHTAPFFLLAPQWARLPLVLLATAATVIASQAVITGAFSVVSQAVQLGYLPRLRITHTSARAIGQIYVPWINWVLMVAVLTLVFAFETSAALAYAFGMAVSGTITITTLLFLYYARQQWKWPLWLLLSGGGLLLTVDLMFLAANLTKLVHGAWLPLVIAIFMFTVMTTWQRGRHLVTDARREIEGPLRPFIAELATRRPALTRVPGTAIFLNRHDDTTPLAMRANVEHNHVLHEHVIIVSVETLPVPRLSDEERIAVDALGYRDDGIVHVLVHAGYMERPDVPAALHMLPAEITEGGIDLDRASFFLSHLELVPGDNTDMVGWRKRLFVATSLLTADAAGYFNLPQDRTILVGSRMEV from the coding sequence ATGCTCGAAGACAAACCGGTCCAGGCACCGCACACCGTTCGGCCGCTGCGCCTGGCGATCATCGTCGGCGCCCTGGGCGTGGTGTTCGGCGATATCGGCACCAGCCCGATCTACACGCTGCAGACCGTCTTCAACCCCGCCGATCCGCACCCGGTGCCGCTGACCGAGGCCAACCTGTACGGCGTCGTGTCGCTGATCTTCTGGTCGGTCATGGTGATCGTCACCCTCACCTACGTCGTGCTGGTGATGCGCGCGGACAACCACGGCGAGGGTGGCATCATGGCGCTGATCACCCTGCTGCGGCGCGGGGCCGCCACCCGCGGCCACCGCACGTCCATCATGCTGGGCTTCCTCGGGCTCTTCGGCGCGGCACTGTTCTTCGGCGATTCCATGATCACCCCGGCGATCTCGGTGCTGTCGGCCGTCGAAGGACTCAAGACCCTGGAGCCGGATCTCGCGGACTGGGTGGTGCCCATCACCGCGGTGATCATCGTGGCGCTGTTCTGTGTGCAACGGCAGGGCACCGCCGTCGTCGGCCGGTTCTTCGGGCCGGTGATGATTCTGTGGTTCCTCGCGATCGGGGCGTGCGGGGTCGGCGGGATCGCCTCCAACCCGGGCATTCTCGCCGCGCTGTCCCCCACGCACGCGATCTCGTTCATGGCCGGGCACTTTCATATCGCGTTCTTCGCGCTGGCCGCGATCGTGCTGGCGGTCACCGGCGCCGAGGCGCTCTACGCCGATATGGGCCATTTCGGCCGACGTGCCATCGTGGTCGGCTGGCTGGGTCTGGTGCTGCCGGCCTGCACGCTGAGCTATTTCGGGCAGGGCGCGCTGCTCCTGCTCGACGAGAACACCCACACCGCCCCGTTTTTCCTGCTGGCCCCCCAGTGGGCTCGATTGCCGTTGGTGCTGCTGGCGACGGCGGCCACCGTGATCGCGTCCCAGGCGGTGATCACCGGGGCCTTCTCGGTGGTGTCCCAGGCCGTCCAACTGGGTTACCTGCCGCGGCTGCGGATCACGCATACCTCCGCCCGCGCGATCGGCCAGATCTATGTGCCGTGGATCAACTGGGTGCTGATGGTGGCGGTGTTGACGCTGGTCTTCGCATTCGAGACCTCCGCGGCCCTGGCGTACGCATTCGGCATGGCCGTCAGCGGCACCATCACCATCACCACCCTGTTGTTCCTGTATTACGCACGCCAGCAATGGAAGTGGCCGCTGTGGTTGCTGCTCTCCGGAGGCGGGCTGCTGTTGACGGTCGACCTGATGTTCCTCGCCGCCAACCTGACCAAGCTGGTACACGGCGCCTGGCTGCCGCTGGTGATCGCCATCTTCATGTTCACCGTGATGACCACCTGGCAGCGCGGCCGGCATCTGGTGACCGATGCCCGGCGCGAGATCGAGGGCCCGCTGCGGCCGTTCATCGCCGAGCTGGCCACCCGGCGGCCGGCGCTGACCCGGGTGCCCGGGACCGCGATCTTCCTCAACCGCCACGATGACACCACCCCACTGGCCATGCGCGCCAACGTCGAGCACAACCATGTGCTGCACGAGCACGTGATCATCGTGTCGGTGGAAACACTGCCGGTGCCGCGCCTTTCCGATGAGGAGCGCATCGCCGTGGATGCGCTGGGCTACCGCGATGACGGCATCGTGCACGTGCTCGTCCACGCCGGCTACATGGAACGGCCCGACGTCCCCGCGGCCCTGCACATGCTGCCCGCCGAAATCACCGAGGGCGGTATCGATCTGGACCGGGCGTCGTTCTTCCTGTCCCACCTGGAACTGGTGCCCGGGGACAACACCGACATGGTGGGGTGGCGGAAAAGGCTCTTCGTCGCGACATCGTTGCTCACCGCCGACGCCGCCGGGTACTTCAACCTGCCGCAGGACCGGACCATCCTGGTGGGCTCCCGGATGGAGGTCTGA
- a CDS encoding SDR family oxidoreductase → MKRPIATDSSDPAPHGTIPYPGHTDEMDPQPRDEMADYVGRDLLAGKRALITGGDSGIGRAVAAAFAKEGADVAIAYLDETDDAEHTVGLIEAEGRRGVALPGDLADPAHCRQVVTDTVAALGGLDILVNNVAYQSPVEDTASINGLRGNKTLIDYSATKGAVIALTYSLSQALRDRGIRVNCVAPGPVWTPLIPATMDAEKTASFGEQAPMGRAAQPDEIAPSYVFFAAGRLSSYYSGEVLAPIGGETLPG, encoded by the coding sequence ATGAAACGGCCCATTGCCACCGACTCATCCGATCCCGCACCGCACGGCACCATCCCCTACCCGGGGCACACCGACGAGATGGACCCTCAGCCCCGCGATGAGATGGCCGACTACGTCGGCCGTGACCTGTTGGCCGGGAAACGTGCGCTGATCACCGGCGGTGACTCCGGCATCGGCCGGGCGGTGGCGGCGGCCTTCGCCAAGGAGGGCGCCGACGTGGCGATCGCCTACCTCGACGAGACCGACGACGCCGAGCACACCGTCGGCCTGATCGAGGCCGAGGGACGCCGAGGTGTCGCGCTGCCCGGCGACCTGGCAGATCCGGCACATTGCCGACAGGTGGTCACCGACACCGTCGCGGCGTTGGGCGGCCTCGACATCCTGGTGAACAACGTGGCCTACCAGTCCCCCGTCGAGGACACCGCCTCCATCAACGGATTACGCGGCAACAAGACATTGATCGACTACTCGGCGACCAAGGGCGCCGTCATCGCATTGACGTACTCGCTGTCCCAGGCCCTGCGCGATCGCGGTATCCGCGTCAATTGTGTTGCACCCGGTCCTGTTTGGACGCCGCTGATCCCCGCGACGATGGATGCGGAGAAGACCGCGAGCTTCGGGGAACAGGCCCCGATGGGCCGTGCGGCCCAACCCGACGAGATCGCCCCCTCCTACGTGTTCTTCGCCGCCGGCCGGCTGTCCTCCTACTACAGCGGCGAGGTGCTGGCGCCGATCGGCGGGGAAACGCTGCCCGGCTGA
- a CDS encoding metallophosphoesterase, with translation MTDNPAEIVEEAAHPPRGGRWRRTVVVTAVLALLFGVPWWTLLIAGAAWPTAVVVGGTALFVAALIALPTLLFTGHGRHRDLPAAVGDALLGVMWVLFVWSVLGNVAHLVLLAAGVEDPVRSRVIAAAVLVVSAALLVWGYVEAMRVPRVRPIEVQIPRLGRGLDGLRVAMITDTHYGPLDRAQWSADMVARVNDLDADVVCHVGDIADGTVQRRRNQASPLASVRASAARVYVTGNHEYFNEAQGWLDYMESIGWSALHNRHLVIERGGDRLVIAGVDDATAQGSGVHGHGEDLATALAGADPALPVLLLAHQPKQIPQAVAAGVDLQISGHTHGGQIWPFNVLVRLDQPAVQGLSRHGARTQLYTSRGTGFWGPPFRVFAPSEITLLTLRSV, from the coding sequence ATGACCGACAACCCGGCCGAGATCGTCGAAGAAGCTGCGCATCCGCCCCGCGGTGGCCGGTGGCGCCGCACCGTCGTCGTGACCGCCGTGCTGGCCCTGTTGTTCGGCGTGCCGTGGTGGACGCTGCTGATCGCCGGCGCGGCTTGGCCGACCGCTGTGGTGGTCGGGGGCACCGCGCTGTTCGTCGCGGCGCTGATCGCCCTGCCGACGCTGCTGTTCACCGGGCACGGGCGCCATCGTGATCTGCCCGCGGCCGTGGGTGACGCGCTGCTCGGCGTGATGTGGGTGCTCTTCGTCTGGTCGGTGCTGGGCAATGTGGCGCACCTGGTGCTGCTGGCCGCCGGCGTCGAGGACCCGGTGCGGTCCCGCGTGATCGCCGCGGCGGTGCTCGTGGTCTCGGCCGCGCTGCTGGTCTGGGGCTACGTCGAGGCGATGCGGGTGCCGCGGGTGCGGCCGATCGAGGTGCAGATCCCCCGGCTGGGCCGCGGGCTGGATGGTCTACGGGTCGCGATGATCACCGATACCCACTACGGACCGCTGGACCGCGCGCAGTGGTCGGCGGACATGGTGGCCCGGGTCAACGACCTCGATGCCGACGTGGTCTGCCACGTGGGTGACATCGCCGACGGAACGGTCCAGCGGCGCCGCAATCAGGCGAGCCCGCTGGCGTCGGTGCGGGCGAGCGCGGCGCGGGTCTACGTGACGGGCAACCACGAATATTTCAACGAGGCGCAGGGCTGGCTGGACTACATGGAGAGCATCGGCTGGTCGGCGCTGCACAACCGGCACCTGGTGATCGAGCGGGGCGGGGACCGGTTGGTCATCGCCGGTGTCGACGACGCGACCGCACAGGGTTCCGGAGTGCACGGGCACGGCGAGGATCTGGCCACCGCATTGGCGGGCGCCGACCCGGCGCTGCCGGTGCTGCTGCTCGCCCATCAGCCCAAGCAGATTCCGCAGGCGGTGGCCGCGGGGGTGGATCTGCAGATCTCCGGGCACACCCACGGCGGGCAGATCTGGCCGTTCAACGTGCTGGTCCGCCTCGATCAGCCTGCGGTGCAAGGGCTGAGCCGCCACGGTGCGCGCACCCAGCTGTACACCAGCCGCGGAACGGGGTTCTGGGGACCGCCTTTTCGGGTGTTCGCCCCCAGTGAGATCACACTGCTGACGCTGCGCTCGGTGTGA